In the genome of Sander vitreus isolate 19-12246 chromosome 13, sanVit1, whole genome shotgun sequence, one region contains:
- the sertm1 gene encoding serine-rich and transmembrane domain-containing protein 1 has product MSGMDALLVDHNKTEISPIDNGTFLRFSPTSVSTSAAASSPGRPGNVYVYVWIFLGLLVFLLTLLIISLHRLKNIISSSSPVPDCSSEGGSSFTNMEICSISSQRSTISSLST; this is encoded by the coding sequence ATGTCAGGAATGGACGCCCTGTTGGTGGACCATAATAAGACTGAAATCTCTCCAATAGACAATGGGACCTTCCTCCGTTTCTCCCCAACCTCTGTTTCCACATCTGCGGCTGCCTCGTCACCAGGACGTCCGGGCAACGTTTATGTTTACGTATGGATCTTTCTCGGCCTGCTGGTATTCCTCCTGACGCTGCTCATCATCTCCCTCCACAGGCTGAAAAAcatcatctcctcctcctcacctgtCCCCGACTGCAGCAGTGAGGGAGGGAGCTCCTTCACCAACATGGAAATCTGTAGCATCTCGTCTCAGAGGTCCACCATTTCCTCACTGTCCACCTAA